ataattgtgacttatcTCATAGCTTTATTTGTTATCTATTAATCGTGACTCAAAATTTCaggtttttatctcataattgtgattGTCAGTTTGAAGTTTTTAATCTCAATTTTGAATGACATAATTTTGGCTCTTTgtttcataattatgacttttgtctcataattgtaacttatctcataattttgttatttcaagTTTTATCTCATAAGTTTTACTGTAATAATGATGACTTCTGGTCTCAATATTATGGGTTAAAatcttttaattttcatttcagagGTAtggctttttatttcataatgtagATTTATCTCAGTTTTGACTGCcgtctttttatctcataattctcccTGTCTGAGTTTTTACCTCACACttgtcataattatgaatttttgtctcataattacggcgtaatatttcataatgtttacattttatctcataattatgacttgttATAATTGTTATTTCCCAAAGCATTTTTTCTGTGGTTCAGATGGTCTCTCGTGGATTACTGAGGGCCCCAGGAGacaaataaagagaaaataagTTTGATCTTCATTCAACATCATTGCTAAGAGAAACTATTGAGCTATTAAAGAGTTCGCATTAATGAAAGTAATTAAAAGGACTATGAGAAACAATTAATTTGGATTGACCATTACAGGAAACTAGAGTACGCTGAGCTGAAGATCTGACTgctgtggagtgtgtgtgtgtgtgtgtgtgtgtgtgagagagagtgtgagtgtgtgtgtgtgtgtgtgtgtgagagtgtgagtgtgtgtgtgtgtgatcactgaAGCGaggtaaacacacactcacatccaCAGAGAGAGCTGACATGTGAAGGCATCAATGTTTCATGCACTGAACTGCCTCCATCAGACGAGCATCTATTACTCATTTAAACTCTTCCAGTCACATACTCTTTCCTTCTCTCGTGTCAGTTAATAACATGTCTGGATGGAGATGGTGTTGGGGACGATGAAGGGGTCTGCTGGTCCAGTCCTGCGAGCGGCTGATGGCCGGGTGTTGTGTATGAATGATTTACAGGGCGCTGCGTCTGTGTTCACGGACAGCACTCACAGAGCAAGTTCATGGCTCCTGTCCTGAAAGCACTTTTTCACAGATGCTATTATTCCTCCTGTGTCCGGTTCAAACAGTCCTCGCTGTGTTGGAAATGGAGTCGTCCAGTGGAGTCACACACAACCCTTTTCCTCTCTTTTGTGTGCGCTGCATGCGTGTCGTCTTGTACTCAATCTGACAATGCTCTTAAATATTTCAGGATGAGCGTTTACTTCGTGAAAGTGTCCCTGAGAAGATCCTCCCAGGCTGGACTGAGTTTCGTTCTGTGCTCACAGTCTCGGCCGGATGAATGATgtctcttattattatttttctgaagcTGTTGAATCGCTCTCATGTGGCTTTTCCTTTGTCCCGTTCACATCTGTCTGTCTGGAGATATGGACAGAAAAAATAAACCTGTGATAACTCTcaaaaataatatgtttaaaaCCTGCTGAGCTCCCAATCTAGCTAGCATTTAAGACATCAGGGAGGTCTGCTTTAAAATGTAGGCAGCAACATTACAttgctttaatgttttattcttgCAGCCAAAAACTAAAGCAGCGCCGCATGTGTTTCTTCATAGTGAAAACAGTCCCAGAAAGCACTGAGCtcgatgaaaaaaaagaaaaagtcattcAAAATGGTGGACAATTTGAGCAAACCACTTTACTGTATATTTGTCTGTGCtgtatatttttaatgcttaGTAAAATGCtaactctgaattctgagttaaattattgtaatttaaatattataatatatttaaatactatttgaatatatttgaatatatatgtatattttgtgtaattatattattatatttatatatatataactttttaataaattatataatgttatatttgtatatatacattttattatatgaatgcataattttcaacatctaaaataaatatttaaatatattgtttatatatcatCATGTAAGtatgaacatttttataattgtatgtcaaaaaaaaaaaaaatatatatatatatatatatatatatatatatatatatattaaaatatgtcaaagttttaaaatgtgtCCTTTCTGTTTTAATTTCCTCTTTTAAGGCCCCCATTTTGTATGATTGAAGTCATGAGGGtcagtttctttttaaaatgtagatttatacatcatcttaaAGGTTATGATAATATTTGGCATATacctgtttgaaaatctggaatctgtgggtgcaaaaatagattaaataaataaataaatattgagaaaatagcctttaaagttgtccaaatgaagttcttagcaatgcatattagtaaTCAAAAATAAGTTCTGATATTTTTAAAGTAGGGAatttaccaaatatcttcatggaacattatctttactgtcctaatgattttttttttattaattaaattaaattaattttatgcatttagcagatgcttttatccaaagcgacttacaaggcaatgctctaccacttgagcgaCAGGAACACTGCGCTATTTTGGACGGTTTTTGGcataaagaaacatttatatttttgaccCATACACAGTGTATTATTGGATATCgctacaaatatatctgtgctactcATGACTGGTTTTCTGCTCCAAGGTCACATTTGTCtcttatattataacatttagtgATATTATTGGAAAGTGGAGATTGTTGCATGAAAATAAGTGTTTAGTTGAAGAAGATGTAATTTGTAAACAGTTTGCCTGTATCACTTTTTTACTACATTAGGTACAACAGTAGAATGGGTTCAGATAGAAATGGCTCCTGtcacacaacaacaacacattttactgttttagatcacagTCAATGCAATCTTTTGTGCTGACGCTACAGAGAGTGACGTGGACTCACGGTTTGACGCGGTTGATGAACATCTGTCGCAGCAGGAGAGCGATGGTGCTCAGGACCATGATGGTGGTGCACATGACTGCTGTAGTTCAGTCAAACCGGGAGCCAACACAAAAACAGAGCTCAGGACATCCACAGCAGGCAGAGGAAGTGAATTAGGGTTACACTCTTTCACCATGCCCTGCGCCTGAGTCAGATTATGTGTCTGGATTAGCGCTAATCTCAGTCAGCGTGAGTCGTGTGGGGGTCGAGCTGTCAACACCTGCTGACACAGCAGTTTACCTGATCAGAACTGAAACATTTTTTGGTGACATTGTTTTTGGTGGCTGTGTTGCGCGAGGGTTTTCTATGGTGTTTGGGGTCGCTAGCAGGGAGAGCTAGGTTTCTGGAGAGTTTTGGATGGTTGTCAGAGTGTTATTTTGTTAAGTATTTTGGGTTGCTAATGGGTTCCTGTAGTGTTTTAGGTTGCTTGAAGGCTGCTAGGGAGTTTTTGGCGGCTGATACAGATATGTATGATATGCAGATACTAGAATGTGCTGAATGTCTTGACAAATGTGTAGCAACCACCGACAACAAATCACAACAACTAGCATTGTGGTGGTGAGGCCTGAAGTGCTCTGTTGTTCTCCAATATTCAGCTTTATTGCATTACGTGACTGAGTTCATGGGAACAGGGATGATGAGTGTGTTAAAGTGAACTGCACAGTCATCAAACATTGTGTAAATCTTTTTGAGTCATTGTATTTTTGAGTGATGTGATTATGATGAGTCACTGTGATTGGCGTGAAGCAGCAGAGATTGATCACATGATCACAGCCGCAGAGCTGCTGTTTTAGGGGAAACTGATAAGCAACCTTCATCTGACCTTTTTAGAAAATCACAAACATGATCTCTGTAACACCTCAACTCTTTCTCTCGGACAGCTGGAGACTTTTGCTGAACGTTCCCGCTtgtcagatgtttctcctgacaAAGACTGTCATCTGAGTATTTTCACACATAGCGTTCTGGAAGAGATCTTAGCAATGTGTGATGAGATTTGCCAAGCAGTCAGCAGTCAGAGATCTCAATATGACCTCAAAACCTTTCTCTtcaaatgatctgagctgctCTTCACAGACACTTTACAGACATTCTGCTGCTGCATAATATAataacccatagcagatctatacaggtggagctggggaagccGGAGGGTTTCAGAGGAGCTCTTGAGATACGCTGTAAAACAGTTCGCCTGAATCACTTTTATTACATTAGGTACAAAAGTAGAATCTGTTAGAAtccgagaaagaaaaaaacaaaacaaaaaaatccacaAATCCAAGTTTTGTGCGAGGGGTAGGGTTTCTCTGAGCAGATATAGGGGTTTAAAGAACTGAATTACCATTGAAAACCCCTGAAGGGGTCAAATGGGAAAGAATGTGGCGTGAATGAAGCGCAGCTGTCTGTGAGCGGTAGGTGGccagatctgtctgtctgtctgtctgatgctGCAGGCCATTTCTACAtctgtgtaaacacacacacacagagagacacacacactcgtggtctATCTTTCTCTCCAACACTCATCTCATCACGCAGCTCTTGATAATGAAGTTTTCTCAGTTCCTTTGTAAAGTTTAATCAGGTCATAACCTGAATGTCTCTGGTTCACAGTAGATTATCAGACACAGACAAATACTTCAGGTGAAGACGCTGATATAATTAATAGAGATATAATCATGTTCAGCTCTCAGTAAACAGTGTTTGCTTCCATAACTTTATCCATAATGTCAGCCAACATTCCACATTTACTAGAGTTAAAGCTATTCATGTGAAAgcataatctatatatatatatatagtagtattaTGTTCTATAAAAAAGTTCAAGACAAgtttatttctttaatgtttCAGAGTTTATTTCTGAATCagtgattatttttcatatacaaatcatttgaataagtacAAAAAGAATCAGTTTAGCTGCTTCAGCACAGAATAGTCCTCTCTATTCTTTTTGCTCACCGCACGCAGAGAAAGCGACTGATACAAAAACACTCGTCTCTTTCAAAAAACATCCGCTTCAGATGAACTGGATATTTATCTAAAGCTGCAGCAGAGACCCacatttttcttcagaaatgcaCATTTTTGTATCTGATGGAGGTCGTGTTTGTGTACATGGTTTATCTGGAGtatgtgtaaatatttaataGGAGACGGAAAGCAGAGAGCTTGAGATTTCTGCACTGATTTATAAGTGTGTTTATCATCTGAGCTGAATAACAGTTGCTAGGGATCTGACATCGATAAAGTCCAGATTAAATATCATGTAGCATTTAAAAAACATGGTCTGGTATGAGCTCATTTTCTCATTTTACAACAACACATCTTTATTTACTACTACGTCTTTTTCATTCACTTATAGAAATGAGTCAGATATACATGACATGACTGTAATAATCTTTGGTTTAATACATATAGTTATGCATATGTTCTCTCCTTCACTTTGCAGAGTTTTTGATGGATTCCCAGCCGACTTCAGCGTAGACTTTGTTCATCTGCCAGTACAGGACGCCCAGGAGTTTAGACCAGGCGTTCTGCACTGATGCTGGACTGAAGCATTGTGGGAAAGCTTCCCCCAGAACCTCCAGAATGACTCCAGCCAGAATCTGCAGTAAGAAATTCATCATTttattctgcaataaaaaaaatatgaagcagcacaactgttttcaacataataatcagaaatgtgtcttgagctgcagatcagcatattgaaatgaactctgaaggatcatgtgactctgattGAAATTGAATGCAGTTTTATTGAGCAGAAGGAGCTTCTTTTAAAACAAACTTTGTATCATGCTGTTTGTTCCTCATACTCACTTTGAAGTAGGCCGGGTCCACCTTGTGTTTGAGCGCGTGTGATTTGCCCATCTGCTGGAAGATGGTGTTGAGTTTGTCTCCGTCGCGCAGGTTTTCCACCAGCGTGTTGAGGGCGGTCATGATCCGCAGAGCGTGTTTCTTCAGCTGGATGCTTTGCTTCATCTCCTCGGGATCCTGCATGTCACGGAACTGATCGAAGTACTGCTTCGCCGACGGGAAGTTTGAGAAAAATCTGGAGGAACACACATTTAGttactttcaaaatcatttttgttCACACCCTGACCCACCTCACAAAATTTaaaacaatagttcacccaaaagtgaaatttACTCATCTCCAGGCCATCTAcaagtgtgtttcttcatcagatttggataaatgtagcattccatcacttgctcaccaatggatcatttgttgtgaatgggtgccgtcagaatgagagttcaaacagctgataaaaacatcacaataatccacaagtaatccacaccactccagtccatcagttaatgtcttttgaagtgaaaagctgtgtgtttgtaaaaaaacaaatccattattaagatgCTTTAACTTCAAACTGCTGCGTAACCGCTGCATAATCCATAATAaggcttcctccagtgaaaaggtccatctgttgtctctcacatcaaaatccacccacatagtTGTTAAATGCTATTTTGGACTGTtgtggcttgtaaacagtgcttgatctgtggagatttctcttctgattcagactagaagactttttcactggatgaGGCAATAATTATGGATAAAGGACTCATATTTAGCAAGACGCAATGGTTTGATGTTAATAACATCATGATTTTTTCTTATAAACATGCATCTTTTCTCTTCTCAAgtcattatgtaactgagtgttgtggattattgtgatgtttttatcagctgtttgtactctcattctgacggcacccatttactgcatagtatccattggtgagcagctattcctttaaactcctgacattctttcttttttgaaacttaaaatgtgatattttcaGACGTGGCTCCAATATTAATTGTTCCCAATATCTGTCAAAATATCACCTTTAtcttccacagaaaaaagaaagtcatacaggttttgaattaCATGAGGGTAAAAGATTATTGTTTGGGTCAAACATAACATGATCATATttcattgaattaaaaatgtcttattatttcAATGAACTATAATTCATTTTTGGTGTTTATTATGAATTGTTTTTACAGATTCAAGTAAGCCACACACATTAGAATTTTATTTGGACTGGAACAGAAGATCTTCGTCATCAAGTGATCAGAGTAGTTACCAGTCTTCATTCATTTATGATTGTTTATGATAATAAACATGTGTAGTAGATAGTGGAGGATTAGGTTCCAGATTGAGGCTGCAAACTTCCTGTTTTAATAGGAAATACATTATAGCAGGGCCATGAAGCCATTTCATGAGGATCCTAAAGATAAACATTTGAAAGTGAGTTGTGCCATGTGTGAGAAAGCTTATCTCAGCCCAGCTGGAAAGATAAGCGTTCGTGAGATAATACTAATCTAATATTTAACCAGCATTGCTGAAATTCTCCTTCACTCACAACAAATACTGCAAGAAAACTCACTTAACTTGATAAAAATGACCTAGAAGCATTTAAAGGGATGTTGAGCATGTTGAACTCTGTAGTGTGTGTGACATGAGTGCCGTTGTTCCTGGCACATGCTCACGTGTTTGTGTTGTGATAGCTTCTCTGTTATTATTCTCATCCAGCAGAAGCAGCACAAACATTCAGGTGCAAGTTTCTGCATTGATGTCAATTTTTAATTAgcgtttgtttttatattttttgttgcaATGAATATCtctaaatgtaaaactaaatttACAATTCAGTTGCATCAGTGACATTTCCAGCTCTACTGTAAATGTCCTAAGCTCTGAATGCTACTGTATGTGTTTGCTCCGATGTAACGCAGTGGAACAAGAGTGTACTAGTTTactctctatataaaaaaaagcctTCCTGTAAGAACTAAATGATCTCATGAAAGAATATGTTCCAGCTGCATAACAAAAGGGTGCTTAAATATTCATTCAATCACTTTTGACTGAAGCATCTTTTGTGTCTTTACAGTCGTGCCTCATGCATCCAGCGCCAGAGTGGCTGTGATGTTGTTTCTACGAGTCCCATCAACTGTTTCACCTCTTACGGCCCACAGAACTGAACCAATTGAATCAAATCACAACCGGAAGATCTGTCCCATTAAACAGAGACAGAATCTAGTAAATGCCCAGAGAGGAGACATGTCCTCACATGTCCAAATCAAACAGGAGATAAAGAGAGATTGTCTCTCATCTTAATGTAGACCATAACTCATGTTTAAGCACACATGCTCTTAACCTCTGACTCCAGATTCATGTGTCAGCGGCTGGAGGACGAACAAAGGCAGTTAAAATCCCCTGGAAACGTGAAAACAATCATGGGGATGATAAACAGAGCGAGTAGATGAGCAGTTAAGAAGACACTTAGTCCATATTATGTGTGTAATAAGACAGTCACTTGTTGCCCAGCTTATCGGTATAATTATCAGTATATTTATTGTCCATTAGTGTGACACTAATTTAGTTATCGGTATAGTTACCGTCTGTTGGTGTAGACACTAATATAGTTATCGGTATAGTTACCGTCTGTTGGTGTAGACACTAATTTAGTTATCGGTATAGTTACCGTCTGTTGGTGTGACACTAATTTAGTTATCGGTATAGTTACCTTCTGTTGGTGTAGACACTAATTTAGTTATCAGTTACCTTCTGTTGGTGTGACACTAATTTAGTTATCAGTTACCTTCTGTTGGTGTAGACACTAATTTAGTTATCAGTTACCTTCTGTTGGTGTGACACTAATTTAGGTATCGGTATAGTTACTGTCTGTTGGTGGGACACTAATTTAGGTATCGGTATAGTTACTGTCTGTTGGTGGGACACTAATTTAGTTATCGGTATAGTTACCGTCTGTTGTTGTAGACACTAATTTAGGTATCGGTATAGTTACCGTTTGTTGGTGTAGACACTAATTTAGGTATCGGTATAGTTACCGTTTGTTGGTGTAGACACTAATTTAGTTATTGGTATAGTTACCGTCTGTTGGTGTAGACACTAATTTAGGTATCGGTATAGTTACTGTCTGTTGGTGGGACACTAATTTAGTTATCGGTATAGTTACCGTCTGTTGTTGTAGACACTAATTTAGGTATCGGTATAGTTACCGTTTGTTGGTGTAGACACTAATTTAGGTATCGGTATAGTTACCGTCTGTTGGTGTAGACACTAATTTAGTTATCGGTATAGTTACCGTCTGTTGGTGTAGACATTAATTTAGTTATCCGCATAGTTACCGTCTGTTGGTGTGACACTAATTTAGTTATCAGTTACCTTCTGTTGGTGTGACACTAATTTAGTTATCGGTATAGTTACCTTCTGTTGGTGTGACACTAATTTAGGTATCGGTATAGTTACCGTCTGTTGGTGTAGACACTAATTTAGTTATCAGTTACCTTCTGTTGGTGTGACACTAATTTAGTTATCGGTATAGTTACCGTCTGTTGGTGTGACACTAATTTAGTTATCAGTTACCTTCTGTTGGTGTGACACTAATTTAGTTATCGGTATAGTTACTGTCTGTTGTTGTAGACACTAATTTAGGTATCGGTATAGTTACCGTCTGTTGGTGTAGACATTAATTTAGTTATCGGTATAGTTACCTTCTGTTGGTGTGACACTAATTTAGTTATCGGTATAGTTACTGTCTGTTGTTGTAGACACTAATTTAGGTATCGGTATAGTTACCGTCTGTTGGTGTAGACATTAATTTAGTTATCGGTATAGTTACCGTCTGTTGGTGTGACACTAATTTAGTTATCAGTTACCGTCTGTTGGTGTGACACTAATTTAGTTATCAGTTACCTTCTGTTGGTGTGACACTAATTTAGTTATCGGTATAGTTACCGTCTGTTGGTGTGACACTAATTTAGTTATCAGTTACCTTCTGTTGGTGTGACACTAATTTAGTTATCGGTATAGTTACTGTCTGTTGTTGTAGACACTAATTTAGTTATCGGTATAGTTACCGTCTGTTGGTGTGACACTAATTTAGTTATCAGTTACCTTCTGTTGGTGTGACACTAATTTAGTTATCAGTTACCGTCTGTTGGTGTGACACTAATTTAGTTATCAGTTACCGTCTGTTGGTGTGACACTAATTTAGTTATCAGTTACCGTCTGTTGGTGTGACACTAATTTAGTTATCAGTTACCGTCTGTTGGTGTGACACTAATTTAGTTATCATTTACCTTCTGTTGGTGTGACACTAATTTAGTTATCGGTATAGTTACCGTCTGTTGGTGTGACACTAATTTAGTTATCAGTTACCTTCTGTTGGTGTGACACTAATTTAGTTATCGGTATAGTTACTGTCTGTTGGTGTAGACACTAATTTAGTTATCGGTATAGTTACCGTCTGTTGGTGTGACACTAATTTAGTTATCAGTTACCTTCTGTTGGTGTGACACTAATTTAGTTATCGGTATAGTTACTGTCTGTTGGTGTAGACACTAATTTAGTTATCGGTATAGTTACCGTCTGTTGGTGTAGACACTAATTTAGTTATCCGCATAGTTACCGTCTGTTGGTGTGGACACTAATTTTGTTGTTGGTATATTTATCAGTATATTTATTGTCCATTGGAGTGACACTAATTTAGTTATCAGTATAGTTACCGTCTGTTGGTGTagaaactaatttatttattggtataaTTATCAGTATAGTTATTGTCCATTGGTGTGGACACTAATTTAGCTATTGGTATTGGTATCATCTCATCGGACATGCAGGTTCTTGTTTTCTGACGTTGTGTTCATTTTTGACAAAATGAAGGAAGGTTCAGGACAGTTTGTGAatttatttgaacagaatgagAAAACTGTGCTAAAATATATATGAGATTTAGGGAACTTCTAGACATTTTAA
The nucleotide sequence above comes from Carassius gibelio isolate Cgi1373 ecotype wild population from Czech Republic chromosome B3, carGib1.2-hapl.c, whole genome shotgun sequence. Encoded proteins:
- the LOC127952614 gene encoding cytoglobin-1; the encoded protein is MERDVGVELTRSPETLTEDDVCVIQDTWRPVYENRENAGVAVLIRFFSNFPSAKQYFDQFRDMQDPEEMKQSIQLKKHALRIMTALNTLVENLRDGDKLNTIFQQMGKSHALKHKVDPAYFKILAGVILEVLGEAFPQCFSPASVQNAWSKLLGVLYWQMNKVYAEVGWESIKNSAK